Within Conexibacter woesei DSM 14684, the genomic segment CCACTGCGGCAAGCCGTGGAGTCCGTACGGCGTCACGGTTGCGCTGCGCGACTGCTCCGACCACTTCCCGAATGGCGCGGGCGCCCTGTTCGAGAACGTGCTGTCGACGGGCAGCCCGATCGGCACGCACGACACCGACGGCTGGCCGAGCTTCGCCGGTTGGCCGCGCGACGAGTCGCTGACCCACGAGGGGACGTATTGGAAGTGGATCGAGCGCGCCTGGCGCTCGGGCCTGCGCCTGATGGTCAACGACCTGGTCGAGAACCGCGCGCTGTGCGAGCTGTACCCGCTCAAGCAGAACGACTGCGACGAGATGGCGAGCGCGTTCGCGCAGGCTGAGGAGATGGTCGCCCTCCAGGACTACGTCGACGCTCAGTTCGGCGGCCCCGGCAGAGGCTTCTTGCGGATCGTCGAGAGCCCGGCCGAGGCGCGCCGCGTCATCAATGCCGGGAAGCTTGCGGTCGTGCTCGGGGTCGAGATCTCCGAGGTGCTCGGCTGCGGTCAGTTCAACGGCGTCCCGCGCTGCAGCACGGCGCAGATCGAGGCCGAGCTCGACCGGCTCCACGACATCGGCGTGCGCTCGCTCTTCCCCGTGCACAAGTTCGACAACGCGCTCGCCGGAACGAAGTTCGACGCCGGGACGACAGGTGTGCTCGTCAACGTCGGCAACAAGTACGCGACCGGCCGCTTCTGGGCCGCCGCGAACTGCGCGGGCGCCGCCGACACCGACAACGAGCCGACCAACCTGGCCGGCGATCAGGCCGCGCTGATCTACACGCTGCTCGGTCCGCTCGTCGCGCAGCCGCTGCTCGAGGGCCAGCTCCCGATCTATCCGCCGGGGCCGCTGTGCAACCCGAAAGGCCTCACGCCGCTCGGCGAGGCCGCGATCCGGGCGATGATCGACCGCGGCATGCTGATCGAGACCGATCACATGAGCGCGAAGGCGCGCCGGGAGACGCTCGCGCTGCTCGAGGCCGAGGGCTATGGGGGCGTGATCTCGAGTCACAGCTGGGGTGACGGCGGCAGCCGCCGCCGCATCCAGCAGCTCGGCGGCATGGTCGGCCCGATCACGAGCGGAGCGTCGTCGTTCGTGGAGGAATGGCGTGCAGCGCGCGCTGACCGCGACCCGGGTGAGCTGTTCGGCATCGGCTACGGCTCTGACACGAACGGTCTCCACGCGCAGCCCGGGCCGCGCACGGGCGGAGCGGTCCACTACCCGTTCCGGTCGTTCGACGGCGGGACGCTGATCGACCGCCAGCGCTCGGGTACCCGCGTGTACGACGTCAACGCCGACGGCGTCGACCACTACGGCCTGTATCCAGATTGGATCGAGGACCTGCGCCTCGTCGGCGGCGACCAGATCGTCGAGGACATGGCCGACGGCGCCGAGGCGTACCTGCGGATGTGGGAGCGGGCGGAGGCTGCTGCGCGGCCGGTGCGCTGAGAAGGCCGCCGCGACCGGGCATAGCGCTCATGCGCCGCTGGCCGATCGCCAGGAGACGATCAAGTCGTTCGGCCGACCCGGCGGTGCCGATCGGGGGAGGGAGGTATCGCGCCGGCCCTCCACGATCCAGCGATGCGCTCGCTCCCGCCCGCCCTGCTCGTCGTCCTGACGCTCCTCTCCGCCGCGCTCGTCCCCGCGACCGCGACGGCCGCCGAGATCGTCGTCGGCTCCGCCGCCGACGCACCCGACGCCCGCGCCGGCGACGGCGACTGCGAGACCGCCGACGGCGTCTGCACGCTGCGCGCGGCGATCCAGACAGCGAACGAGGACGTGGCGAGCGACAGGCTGGTGATGGCGACGCCGCCGGGCGTCGCGATCAGACCGGCGACCGCGCTGCCCGTGATCCGGACCGCGATGGAGATCCACGGCGCGCTCGCGAACGGCAGACCGGGGATCGAGCTTGACGGCAGCCTGCTGGCGCCCGACCTGACGGCGCCGCCGCAGAGCGGTTTCTCGGTGCGTCCGCCGCACGGCCTGTTCGTGCGCGACACCGCCGGCGTCACGATCCGCGGGCTCGTGATCCACTCCTTCCCGGGCGCGCAGGTCC encodes:
- a CDS encoding amidohydrolase family protein, whose product is MKVLRAVVLLVAFLIVLMLPSPATADVYQYANGCYALRDVQSGRFVVRDSIGYAASATTAAGATPFRLQATALGSYLLYGPDGRMPASGPLGTVIPTTGPGPVADWRAVEEGGALRLTNVASGRRLGVGVLRRVAQSDATAPRWSFTPADGCATFPEAELNVSGTPFTGASPTARVRGFLDTHVHLNAERFLGGRFHCGKPWSPYGVTVALRDCSDHFPNGAGALFENVLSTGSPIGTHDTDGWPSFAGWPRDESLTHEGTYWKWIERAWRSGLRLMVNDLVENRALCELYPLKQNDCDEMASAFAQAEEMVALQDYVDAQFGGPGRGFLRIVESPAEARRVINAGKLAVVLGVEISEVLGCGQFNGVPRCSTAQIEAELDRLHDIGVRSLFPVHKFDNALAGTKFDAGTTGVLVNVGNKYATGRFWAAANCAGAADTDNEPTNLAGDQAALIYTLLGPLVAQPLLEGQLPIYPPGPLCNPKGLTPLGEAAIRAMIDRGMLIETDHMSAKARRETLALLEAEGYGGVISSHSWGDGGSRRRIQQLGGMVGPITSGASSFVEEWRAARADRDPGELFGIGYGSDTNGLHAQPGPRTGGAVHYPFRSFDGGTLIDRQRSGTRVYDVNADGVDHYGLYPDWIEDLRLVGGDQIVEDMADGAEAYLRMWERAEAAARPVR